NNNNNNNNNNNNNNNNNNNNNNNNNNNNNNNNNNNNNNNNNNNNNNNNNNNNNNNNNNNNNNNNNNNNNNNNNNNNNNNNNNNNNNNNNNNNNNNNNNNNNNNNNNNNNNNNNNNNNNNNNNNNNNNNNNNNNNNNNNNNNNNNNNNNNNNNNNNNNNNNNNNNNNNNNNNNNNNNNNNNNNNNNNNNNNNNNNNNNNNNNNNNNNNNNNNNNNNNNNNNNNNNNNNNNNNNNNNNNNNNNNNNNNNNNNNNNNNNNNNNNNNNNNNNNNNNNNNNNNNNNNNNNNNNNNNNNNNNNNNNNNNNNNNNNNNNNNNNNNNNNNNNNNNNNNNNNNNNNNNNNNNNNNNNNNNNNNNNNNNNNNNNNNNNNNNNNNNNNNNNNNNNNNNNNNNNNNNNNNNNNNNNNNNNNNNNNNNNNNNNNNNNNNNNNNNNNNNNNNNNNNNNNNNNNNNNNNNNNNNNNNNNNNNNNNNNNNNNNNNNNNNNNNNNNNNNNNNNNNNNNNNNNNNNNNNNNNNNNNNNNNNNNNNNNNNNNNNNNNNNNNNNNNNNNNNNNNNNNNNNNNNNNNNNNNNNNNNNNNNNNNNNNNNNNNNNNNNNNNNNNNNNNNNNNNNNNNNNNNNNNNNNNNNNNNNNNNNNNNNNNNNNNNNNNNNNNNNNNNNNNNNNNNNNNNNNNNNNNNNNNNNNNNNNNNNNNNNNNNNNNNNNNNNNNNNNNNNNNNNNNNNNNNNNNNNNNNNNNNNNNNNNNNNNNNNNNNNNNNNNNNNNNNNNNNNNNNNNNNNNNNNNNNNNNNNNNNNNNNNNNNNNNNNNNNNNNNNNNNNNNNNNNNNNNNNNNNNNNNNNNNNNNNNNNNNNNNNNNNNNNNNNNNNNNNNNNNNNNNNNNNNNNNNNNNNNNNNNNNNNNNNNNNNNNNNNNNNNNNNNNNNNNNNNNNNNNNNNNNNNNNNNNNNNNNNNNNNNNNNNNNNNNNNNNNNNNNNNNNNNNNNNNNNNNNNNNNNNNNNNNNNNNNNNNNNNNNNNNNNNNNNNNNNNNNNNNNNNNNNNNNNNNNNNNNNNNNNNNNNNNNNNNNNNNNNNNNNNNNNNNNNNNNNNNNNNNNNNNNNNNNNNNNNNNNNNNNNNNNNNNNNNNNNNNNNNNNNNNNNNNNNNNNNNNNNNNNNNNNNNNNNNNNNNNNNNNNNNNNNNNNNNNNNNNNNNNNNNNNNNNNNNNNNNNNNNNNNNNNNNNNNNNNNNNNNNNNNNNNNNNNNNNNNNNNNNNNNNNNNNNNNNNNNNNNNNNNNNNNNNNNNNNNNNNNNNNNNNNNNNNNNNNNNNNNNNNNNNNNNNNNNNNNNNNNNNNNNNNNNNNNNNNNNNNNNNNNNNNNNNNNNNNNNNNNNNNNNNNNNNNNNNNNNNNNNNNNNNNNNNNNNNNNNNNNNNNNNNNNNNNNNNNNNNNNNNNNNNNNNNNNNNNNNNNNNNNNNNNCcggccccgcccctcccgccCAATCCCCGGCCCTCCATTGGGCCCTCTGCCAAGCCCCGCCCCTGACACGTGCCGCCGCAGTCTCTGCTGGTGCCCGGGAGCCGCCGGGGCCGCCGCGGCAGCGCCATCGGCCTGGGCTCGGTGGAAGAGGTGAGGGGCGGGGTGAAGGGCGGGGACCCCCCTCCTCCGGCCGCCCCCCACTGACCGCCGCTCGCCCGCAGGCGCTGCTGGTCCCCGGGAAAAGCCCGTCCCGGCGGCGGCCCGGCCCGCTCGGCTCGCGCCGCTCCAGCGCCATCGGCATCGAGAGCATCCAGGAGGCGCCGGGCAGGTGGGGACGGGGGCGGGGGAACGCGGGTCGGCCCGGCCCCCACCTCACCGCCCAACGCCCCCCGCAGGGACGGCCCCGCCCCGGGGAACGACGGCACCTCCTCAGCGCACAGCTCTCCCGAGAGCCGGCGGAACCCCGACAGGTCCGGCACCGGGACACGGGCACACGGGGACGTGGAGACACGGGAACATGGGGACATGTGGACATGGAGACACATGGGGACACGAGGACATGGGAACacggggatatggggacatggggacgcaAAGACATGGGAACACGAGGACATGGGAACATGAGGTCACACAGACGTGGGGGCATGGAAACATGAGCACATGTGGTCAAGGGGAcgcagggacatggggacacagggacatagAGAGATTGGGACATGGAGACACTGGCACATGAAATCATGAGGACATGTGGACATGAGGACGcatggacatggggacacaggcaCACGTGGAAATGAAGACCTAAGGACACAGGAACATGGAGACAtggagacatggggacaggAGACACAGGGACGTGGGAACACAGGGACACAGGAACATGGGAACATGGGGATAGAGGGTCACAACGACAccgggacatggggacatgggatcACTGGGATATGGGGACAAAGGGATAGGGAGATACAGGAACATGGGGACGCAGGGATGGAGGAGCATCAGGATGCAATGGGACCGGGTGTCACATGGACAGGGTGgcagcaggatggggacagcatggagacagggcagcagtgctgtgggatgGTACGGGTACAGTGTCACACTGTCACCCAGCGGCACGGAAACTGGGCAGCATGGGGACAGGGTGGTGCAATAACAACAGAGGGATGGGGTGGCACGGGGACAAGGCAGAATGCAGGCAgggtggcactgggacaggctggcACCTGGTGGCACAGAAACTGGATATGGTGggaacacagcagcacagggacgTGATTGCTGGTGGGTGCGGTAGAGTGGGGACAGCACGGCACTTgggtggcacagggctgggtggCACGGGGACAagttgggatgggatggggcagcacGGGGACAGGGTGGCACTGGAGTGGGGTGACACCAGGATGGAGTGGCGCTGGCACAGGGTCCCATTGGCAGACAAcggcacagggatggggcagcgtGGGGACGGGGTGGCATGGGGGGGGACATATGGGGCTGGGGTGGCACGGGGCCAGCTCTGTCCCTCACAGGGCGGAGAGGCCGGAGCCTCTGCAGGACTTCTCCCGCTCGTCCTCCAGCGCCAGCAGCTTCGGCAGTGTGGCCGAGGAGCCAAACGAGCACCCCGTGGGCGAGCCAGACAGGGTATGGGGTCAGGGGGCCgaggttgggtggagaatgtGGGTGCTGGAGATGCAGCACCCCATCACTCCACCCTGTGCCTGCAGGACAGCCGCTCACCTTTGGGGACCCCCCGGCAGCGCAACGCCTCTGCCGACCCCCCCTGGCCAGAGGAGCCCCCTGGCACTCCCCCAGGTACTCATCCTCGCAGTGTTGGGGTGCCAGGGTCACCCATGGGTTCTCATGCTCCCCCCTTCCCGCCGCAGGCAGTGCTCGCCACCCCGAGATCAAAATCCAGCTGGAGCGGCCCCCCCCGACCCCGGTGAGGCTAAGACCCCCCCTCCAACGACCCCCCCGTACCTCCCGATGTGGGCACATCCCTTACTATTCCCCGCACAGGGCTCGTAGCTGGCCCCCAAACCCCGGGGGGGCACAGCTGGAGGACAGTCTCTGCTGTGCCCCCCCCCGCAGTGCCCCCCACTGCTCGCATCCAGGAGCCGAAGCCATCATCCCTGCTGCGGGACTGGACTCCTCCTTGGGGTCCCCCCACAATTCCAGACAATCTCCTTCACCCCCAGTGCCCCCTCTGGGGGGGTTGGCTGGGCATAGGGACGCACACAGCACAGCGCCCCTCCCCCCCGACCCCAAATGCAGAGTAGGGCCTGACCCAGTGTGGGCCCCTccatcccccccaaaaaagagaaaatcccaCAATGTCGGGGGTCAGAACTCAGTGGGGGCCACATTGCTGCCCACCCCCCActtccccctgctccccccccGAATTTTATTTAGGGATAACAGCTCNCCCGCCATGGGTGACCTCCCGGCACCGGGATGGGTCACACAGCTTCCCGGTGCCCCCTCGTGCCTCTGTGGTGCCCCATGGCCGTGTCTCGCAGGCAGCATGGCCCAGCAGCACCGTGCCGCGCCCCCCCCACTCAAGGTATGTGCCAGCAGGGGGTGGGGTGGAAGGGGGGTCTGACAGAACCCATGGGTGCCAGCAAGgcctcacccccccccccgttGCCTTGCAGACGGAGGAGGACTACATCCCATACCCCAGTGTGCATGAGGTAGCGTGGCCATACCCCCCCAGTTCTGTGGGGTTGCGTGGGTGGGGGCCAGGGGGCACCTGGCTCAGCTATGGGTGCAGGTGCTGGGCCGGGAGgggccattccccctcatcctgctgCCGCAATTTGGGGGCTACTGGATCGAGGGCACCAACCACCAGCTGAATGGGGCCCCCGACCCCCCCCCGAACCCGGCACCCGGCACCCGTGTGCGGCTGGAGGGCAACCACACAGCCAAGATCTACCGCAAGCACTTCCTGGGCAAGGTGGGCACGGGGGAGCGGGGTCCCCGTGGGTGTGCATGGGCACAGGGGTCCTGTGAGTGTGGGTGCACATGGGGGTGGATGCTGATGGACATGGGAGGCCAATGGCACGGGTGCTTGTGGATGGGGACCTTTGTGCAGATGGGTGCACGTGATAATGGAGACCCTGAAAGTGTGGATGCTCACCGGGAGTGGGTGGTCATGGACACGGGAGACCAGTGAGGATGGGTGCCTATGGGCATGGTGACCCTACATGTGTCTGTGGGATGGGTGGCCCACAAAGCTGGGTATCTTCCGGCACGGGTACCCCATAGGCAGGTGCTCAAGGGTCTATACTGGAGCTCATGGGATGGCAGGAGACAGGTGGCCCAATTGTGTGCGTGCCTATGGATGTAAGTGGCCActggtggggctgtgggtgtcGCATGTGTgagcacccatgggtgtccCCCTGGCTGCCGGCAGGAGCACTTCAACTACTACTCCCTGGACCCTGCTCTGGGCCACCTCGTCTTCTCCCTCAAGTACGATGAGCAGGAGCACCTCCACCTGCTGCTGCGGTGAGCAGGGCCAGGGGCACCCATGTGTGCTGGATGAGTGTGGGGATGGCACCCTGACTCCTCCCCTCACCTCGCAGCACCCGTGCCCGCACCCTGCATGATGTGGTGCCCATCTCCTGCCTGGCCGAGTTCCCCAATGTGGTGCAGATGGCCAAGGTTGGTGTCCCCCCgacccaccagcagcacctaTGGGTGCCCTCCCTGTATCCACTCCACAACGGCCTGCCTCCCCCTGCAGCTGGTGTGCGAGGACATCAACGTGGACCGCTTCTACCCGGTGCTCTACCCCAAGGTGAGTGCAGTGCTACGGGGGGCAGCAGCCaccctaaccccaaccccaaccctaaACCCAACACTACCTCTATCCCTAACCCACCGCCCCACGCACCTTCAGGCCTCCCGCCTCATCCTTGCCTTTGATGAGCACGTGCTCAGCAACCACTTCAAATTTGGTGTCATCTACCAAAAGCTGGGGCAGGTACCAGGGTGTGGGGCCAGGGTGGGGGGCCGGGGAGGGGGTCCGGGGGGCacccactgctgtccccacagacctCAGAGGAAGAGCTCTTCGGCACCACGGAGGAGAGCCCGGCATTCACTGAGTTCCTCGACGTCCTGGGGCAGCGGGTGCAGCTCCGTGACTTCAAGGGGTGCGTGCGGTGTGCAGGATGGGGGCACCCCAAAGGgttctccccttccccccaaaaaatccTCTCCGCTTAATGCCGCACAGCTTTCGGGGGGGGCTGGATGTGACGCATGGGCAGACGGGCAGCGAGTCGGTGTACTGCCACTTCCGCGACAAGGAGATCATGTTCCACGTCTCCACCAAGCTGCCCTACACTGAGGGTGATGCGCAGCAGGTGGGGGGCAGTGGGGGTCGTGGGGTCATTGCTGGGGTGCAGGGGCTGCAAGGGCTGGGGGGTTGTTTTGGGGTGTATGGGGATGTCAGCGGGGTGCAAGGATTCCTGGGGTACCGCTGGGTGCTGGAGGGGACACAGGAGCTGCCGGTGCCCCCTGGGTACTTCTGGGGTGTCCACAACCCCACGGGGCAACCCCAGGGCCCAGGGGACGGCAGGGGCCAACCTCGTCCCTGTGTCTCCGTGTCCCAACAGCTGCAGCGAAAGCGCCACATCGGCAACGACATCGTGGCCGTCGTCTTCCAGGACGAGAACACCCCCTTCGTGCCCGACATGATCGCCTCCAACTTCCTGCATGCCTTTGTGGTGGTGCAGCTGGAGACCGGCGGCCCCCAGGGGCCCCTCTACAAAGTGTCGGTCACCGCCCGCGATGACGTCCCCTTCTTTGGGCCGCCGCTGCCCGACCCCGCTGTCTTCAGGAAGGTGAGCGCCCACGGGTGCAGCTCCCACAGGAGCCCCCATTGGCGCCCACCCagcgcccgccgccgccccgcagGGCCCCGAGTTCCAGGAGTTCCTGCTCACCAAGCTCATCAATGCCGAGTACGCCTGCTACAAGGCCGAGAAATTCGCTAAGCTGGAGGTGCGCACCGCAGGGGCTGCGCAGGCAGGGATTGCAGCGGTGGGTGCTGTGCGTGGCCTTGTCAGCTCGGTGGGTGCCGTGCAGGAGAGGACGCGGGCGGCGCTGCTGGAGACGCTGCacgaggagctgcagggccgCAGCCAGGCCATGCTGGGGATGGGCCCCGACGAGGAGCGCCCTGACAATGGCTCAGCCCCGGGCTTCTTTGAGTCCTTCAAGGTGGGGCCGGGCGCTGGAAGGGGGGTGGGACCTCACGGAGGGGGCGAGGTCATGCGCAAGAGCCCCGCTCCTCCAGGGCCGAGCCCCGCTGGGGCCACGCCCTCAGGTGCACGCCCCAGTGCTTGAGCACAAAGCCACGCCCCATTCCCCGGAGCCACGCCCACTTTTCACACAAGGCCACGCCCCTTGAGAGCAGAGCCCTTTGCTCCACGTGCTATGCCACGCCCCTTCTCTAAGCCCCGCCCCTCCCTTGGTGTAAGCCCCGCCCACCCACCTGCTCAGGCTCCGAACCTGCTCTTCGATAAGCCCCTCCCCTCGATGAGCCCTGCCCTCCCATAGGCCCCGCCCTTCGACAAGCCCCGCCCCTCGCTTAGTTCTGCGCTCCCAAGGGCCCCGCCCTCCGATAAGCCCCGCCCNNNNNNNNNNNNNNNNNNNNNNNNNNNNNNNNNNNNNNNNNNNNNNNNNNNNNNNNNNNNNNNNNNNNNNNNNNNNNNNNNNNNNNNNNNNNNNNNNNNNNNNNNNNNNNNNNNNNNNNNNNNNNNNNNNNNNNNNNNNNNNNNNNNNNNNNNNNNNNNNNNNNNNNNNNNNNNNNNNNNNNNNNNNNNNNNNNNNNNNNNNNNNNNNNNNNNNNNNNNNNNNNNNNNNNNNNNNNNNNNNNNNNNNNNNNNNNNNNNNNNNNNNNNNNNNNNNNNNNNNNNNNNNNNNNNNNNNNNNNNNNNNNNNNNNNNNNNNNNNNNNNNNNNNNNNNNNNNNNNNNNNNNNNNNNNNNNNNNNNNNNNNNNNNNNNNNNNNNNNNNNNNNNNNNNNNNNNNNNNNNNNNNNNNNNNNNNNNNNNNNNNNNNNNNNNNNNNNNNNNNNNNNNNNNNNNNNNNNNNNNNNNNNNNNNNNNNNNNNNNNNNNNNNNNNNNNNNNNNNNNN
The sequence above is a segment of the Numida meleagris isolate 19003 breed g44 Domestic line chromosome 20, NumMel1.0, whole genome shotgun sequence genome. Coding sequences within it:
- the LOC110408717 gene encoding rap1 GTPase-activating protein 1-like (The sequence of the model RefSeq protein was modified relative to this genomic sequence to represent the inferred CDS: added 501 bases not found in genome assembly), which produces MFHVSTKLPYTEGDAQQLQRKRHIGNDIVAIVFQDENTPFVPDMIASNFLHAFVVVQLETGGPQGPLYKVSVTARDDVPFFGPPLPDPAVFRKGPEFQEFLLTKLINAEYACYKAEKFAKLEERTRAALLETLHEELQGRSQAMLGMGPDEERPDNGSAPGFFESFKSLLVPGSRRGRRGSAIGLGSVEEALLVPGKSPSRRRPGPLGSRRSSAIGIESIQEAPGRDGPAPGNDGTSSAHSSPESRRNPDRAERPEPLQDFSRSSSSASSFGSVAEEPNEHPVGEPDRDSRSPLGTPRQRNASADPPWPEEPPGTPPGSARHPEIKIQLERPPPTPCPPLLASRSRSHHPCCGTGLLLGVPPQFQTISFTPSAPSGGVGWA
- the LOC110408721 gene encoding rap1 GTPase-activating protein 1-like — its product is MAQQHRAAPPPLKTEEDYIPYPSVHEVLGREGPFPLILLPQFGGYWIEGTNHQLNGAPDPPPNPAPGTRVRLEGNHTAKIYRKHFLGKEHFNYYSLDPALGHLVFSLKYDEQEHLHLLLRTRARTLHDVVPISCLAEFPNVVQMAKLVCEDINVDRFYPVLYPKASRLILAFDEHVLSNHFKFGVIYQKLGQTSEEELFGTTEESPAFTEFLDVLGQRVQLRDFKGFRGGLDVTHGQTGSESVYCHFRDKEIMFHVSTKLPYTEGDAQQLQRKRHIGNDIVAVVFQDENTPFVPDMIASNFLHAFVVVQLETGGPQGPLYKVSVTARDDVPFFGPPLPDPAVFRKGPEFQEFLLTKLINAEYACYKAEKFAKLEERTRAALLETLHEELQGRSQAMLGMGPDEERPDNGSAPGFFESFKVGPGAGRGVGPHGGGEVMRKSPAPPGPSPAGATPSGARPSA